Proteins encoded together in one Carassius auratus strain Wakin chromosome 32, ASM336829v1, whole genome shotgun sequence window:
- the arhgef40 gene encoding rho guanine nucleotide exchange factor 40: MGSEAVEDCVQGALSSLYPPFESTAPPLLSQVFSVLESTYQHDSLRYLLDFFIPAKHLLHRLQQHACSQYLGCLFLHSGWPLCLGEKVVVQLSTLDWRHLRSTDFYLQVVPFSTRCPRLALKCLAPGGRNVQEVLVPESQHPLVFTSEWLHCINKERGCKREGGGCLDTCLVTTCDGVVRIPWEEVVYPKLLHNPSNPLQDNLDQTDLSSGGLGLGWGNSSGEHDSWSWDEEDDLPPDGNEAEIETALECLRKSSDDHLVADGAGDYVELLEPRGGPDGGADPKQRYLEMHGICKTKTLPLCRRGKAIRLRKGKGRGYVKTEPGTRAGSLVRRNSNNNGKNGVVSCSDLATSRPLPRVIDLGRQRRSYSPLFQDSEEGATDPLGLGCRSHCMDSLAKERRPGVGKERDGPGGTLPWEECQRNKCSSMQCSTDDNDVAKNKAENLEEGQQDHNQISHCDCDDKILANTLDSRHEVATLANPSNASDNGAVSLAVYGETEDIKKTLAGESMTQTMSLQDSSLKNVSDSSQSRTKHSDNNSKENTDKIPPPSGTVGAAQEKCPRKSENFVCPTGKEVKTGGFRAPRRKRKAKGGKGKAKSNGRVQHKGKGDSKNVNKATEPTSHSRRSEEAPKSSKDCKGCVSVTDTETDAKSKAKDGESQSCTSFSDHSQNEMRLPAAHLESKSPPPHLRDLDFNLLQSGKLKLTGTMDRLGRALVITESHLPEDGWNTDEIIKVLSCYYSITRPMAREKGLTVIVDSRKSATSELCLSALKLFKGQAATELDSVLILTEEQDESTHPCLDGIEVHTVRGTGILQQFVDKQQLPKEMAGDFNHSHDDWLTFRLSLEQLTERCESALTLLGDALQSMDTEPLPDCIKNVPLSVDKHRQLMTSILTDQRLTELQQRGGTWLAGLANGTSGLAQKSPDCKAALAVASNLYDSVDDALHRLVRVSNQRGRDLEALGRLAALVDKLDKCERAIEQEQQQLEDYKHPPLSLSRLSLKQHKFRSFRESAMELHSETLVLLGEVESWSELDWPGLRAVLDKLPPIREKVRDMSHCLSDCWTQLDNTQRLLSTLTEASQWCDVVSSSSPSSSSSSPLSSLPPIPPSRFQDARALALDLGGGALLDLWSQTLERYQKTLAQFKSRILQAERGPTMAQGQEPDSGGRGRTPAPSTSSLGDLEGEIEPDWCPGGGEGGLQSWGSLASLFRPQNCSTLKIGEEKKKEGVNPGGGKFLQNLLHPAKKNATDAPLPPKPPRRRHPSFDLQALLAPRRSAAVSKPAESTSGQSSPLSWLGRRGLTDPILTAGLAAAVPGWKDPPGGGAGGGGGVLIRGVEVSSKEVADHTGFTRQHVLLNRIERETGLERAGATAQSKLYLQWCRLVSTERQYVAVLKGVEENYLPLLESSDVPSALRGKTESLFCNWKSLSAFHSQSLLPAMEGALSQTLQQTDCFSKYKDQFLLYSHYIRMRPEPDALLISQAADFFRSKLSSSLVPAPPFPQCLSTPVQRLEQYCQTLEELGGLNPTSDSALSFLKHAQRHGEDLRASDLITGCPIPVAERGDLVRQGELCVCGGGRRKKTGIRNVFLYQNYLIFTKHKTPSPGCSVYSFKHSVKTGEMGLTQSVGEDGLRFEVWVRQASRTRDCLTLQASSVQERGTWTHDIAQLLWTHAIHNTELCLKESLCMGVSSKLLLDVTGAQLSDLDSSFSLNDRVQSSCSDSSSVGSTRESDSPASVREQTPHTQSSSPSTSV; the protein is encoded by the exons ATG GGTTCAGAGGCTGTAGAGGACTGTGTGCAGGGGGCGCTATCTTCTCTCTATCCTCCTTTTGAAAGCACcgctcctcctctcctctctcag GTGTTCTCTGTACTCGAGTCCACCTATCAGCACGACAGCTTGAGATATCTGCTGGATTTCTTCATTCCAGCCAAACACCTTCTGCACAGACTACAGCAGCATGCATGT TCCCAGTATTTGGGTTGTCTTTTCTTGCACTCTGGTTGGCCACTCTGTTTGGGAGAGAAGGTAGTAGTACAACTCTCTACGTTGGACTGGAGACACCTGCGTAGCACTGACTTCTACCTACAGGTGGTCCCCTTCTCGACACGTTGTCCTCGCCTTGCTCTTAAGTGCCTTGCACCTGGTGGAAGGAACGTACAGGAGGTCTTAGTGCCAGAGTCACAACATCCGCTGGTTTTTACTTCAGAGTGGCTACACTGCATCAACAAGGAGCGTGGCTGCAAGAGAGAAG GTGGAGGGTGTTTGGACACTTGTCTGGTGACTACATGTGACGGAGTAGTCCGTATTCCATGGGAAGAGGTGGTCTATCCCAAACTCCTTCACAATCCATCTAATCCTCTCCAAGACAATCTTGACCAAACCGATTTGTCATCGGGGGGATTGGGGCTTGGTTGGGGCAACTCTTCGGGAGAGCATGATTCCTGGTCCTGGGATGAAGAGGATGACTTGCCTCCAGATGGAAATGAGGCGGAGATTGAGACTGCATTAGAATGCCTGCGCAAAAGCAGTGATGATCATCTAGTAGCTGATGGTGCTGGAGATTATGTTGAGCTGCTAGAGCCCAGAGGAGGCCCAGATGGTGGTGCTGATCCCAAGCAGCGCTATCTGGAGATGCATGGAATATGTAAGACCAAAACATTGCCCCTGTGTAGGAGAGGTAAAGCAATACGACTAAGAAAGGGGAAGGGGAGAGGGTATGTGAAGACTGAACCTGGTACTAGGGCTGGAAGTCTGGTACGAAGGAATAGCAACAACAATGGTAAGAATGGAGTAGTTTCCTGTAGTGACTTGGCTACCTCACGCCCCTTGCCACGTGTCATTGATTTGGGTCGCCAAAGAAGGTCGTATTCCCCTCTGTTCCAGGACTCTGAAGAAGGTGCTACAGACCCATTAGGTCTTGGATGTAGATCTCATTGTATGGACAGTCTGGCCAAAGAGAGGAGGCCAGGGGTAGGAAAAGAGAGAGATGGGCCTGGGGGTACACTGCCCTGGGAGGAGTGTCAGAGAAATAAGTGTTCCAGCATGCAGTGTTCTACAGATGATAATGACGTGGCTAAGAACAAAGCAGAGAATCTGGAAGAGGGACAACAGGACCACAATCAAATATCACACTGTGACTGTGATGATAAAATATTGGCCAACACTTTAGACAGTAGACATGAGGTTGCAACATTAGCAAATCCCTCCAATGCTTCAGATAATGGAGCTGTCTCTTTGGCTGTTTATGGAGaaacagaagacataaaaaagacATTGGCTGGAGAATCTATGACACAGACAATGTCTCTCCAAGATTCTTCCCTGAAAAATGTATCTGATTCATCACAAAGCAGAACCAAACACTCAGACAATAACAGTAAAGAGAACACTGATAAAATTCCGCCGCCATCAGGTACTGTAGGTGCCGCACAAGAAAAGTGTCCTAGAAAGTCAGAGAACTTTGTTTGTCCTACAGGAAAAGAAGTAAAAACAGGTGGATTTAGAGCACCCAG gaggaaaagaaaagcaaaaggaGGCAAAGGGAAGGCCAAATCCAATGGCCGTGTCCAACATAAAGGCAAGGGTGACTCAAAGAATGTGAACAAAGCCACCGAACCGACCAGCCATTCTAGACGATCAGAGGAGGCTCCCAAATCATCCAAAGATTGCAAAGGCTGTGTATCAGTGACTGACACAGAAACAGATGCAAAGTCAAAAGCCAAAGATGGAG AAAGCCAGTCTTGCACATCCTTTTCTGACCATTCCCAAAATGAGATGCGATTACCTGCTGCTCACTTAGAGTCCAAATCTCCCCCTCCTCATCTTAGGGACCTAGATTTCAATCTTTTGCAGTCAGGAAAGCTCAAATTAACAG GTACAATGGACCGACTGGGAAGAGCATTAGTTATCACAGAAAGTCACCTCCCAGAGGATGGATGGAACACAGATGAAATCATCAAAGTGCTGTCCTGCTATTACAGCATCACCAG ACCTATGGCCAGAGAGAAGGGTCTCACTGTCATAGTGGACAGCAGAAAGTCTGCTACGTCTGAACTCTGTCTCTCTGCACTGAAGCTCTTCAAG GGACAGGCAGCAACAGAGCTTGACTCAGTTCTTATCCTAACTGAGGAACAAGATGAATCTACCCATCCGTGTCTGGATGGAATAGAG GTGCATACAGTACGAGGTACAGGCATCCTTCAGCAGTTTGTGGACAAGCAGCAGTTGCCCAAAGAAATGGCTGGAGACTTTAACCACTCACATGATGACTGGCTCACTTTCAGACTG AGTTTGGAGCAGCTGACTGAGCGCTGTGAGAGCGCCCTCACCCTGCTGGGAGACGCACTGCAGTCTATGGACACAGAACCACTACCTGACTGCATTAAG AATGTTCCCCTCAGCGTCGACAAACACAGACAGTTAATGACAAGCATCCTCACTGACCAACGGCTGACAGAGCTGCAGCAGAGGGGCGGGACTTGGCTGGCAGGTCTGGCCAATGGGACCTCAGGGCTGGCACAGAAATCACCAGACTGCAA GGCTGCTTTGGCAGTGGCCTCTAATCTGTATGACAGTGTTGATGATGCGCTTCACCGACTGGTGCGTGTGTCCAATCAGAGGGGTCGTGACCTGGAAGCACTTGGGAGATTGGCTGCCCTTGTGGATAAATTGGACAAG TGTGAGAGAGCCATAGAGCAGGAACAGCAGCAGCTGGAGGACTATAAACATCCTCCTCTGTCTCTCAGCAGACTGTCACTCAAACAGCACAAGTTCAGGAGCTTCAGAGAGTCAGCGATG GAGCTTCACAGTGAGACTCTGGTGTTGCTGGGAGAGGTGGAGAGCTGGTCTGAGCTGGACTGGCCCGGTCTCAGAGCCGTGCTGGACAAACTCCCTCCAATAAGAGAAAAAGTGCGAGACATGTCTCACTGTCTGTCAGACTGCTGGACACAGCTGGACAACACACAGCGACTGCTGTCTACACTCACTGAA GCGTCTCAGTGGTGTGACGTGGTGTCATCCTCCTCTCCTTCCTCTTCCTCGtcctcccctctctcctctctcccTCCCATCCCTCCATCACGTTTCCAGGATGCTCGTGCTCTTGCGCTGGATCTGGGCGGAGGGGCTTTGCTGGACCTCTGGTCCCAGACTCTGGAGCGCTATCAGAAAACTCTGGCTCAGTTCAAGAGCCGAATCCTGCAGGCGGAAAGAGGCCCGACCATGGCCCAGGGTCAGGAGCCGGATTCAGGGGGACGAGGGAGGACCCCTGCCCCCAGCACGTCCAGTCTGGGGGATTTAGAGGGGGAGATCGAGCCGGACTGGTGCCCTGGAGGAGGAGAGGGGGGCCTGCAGTCCTGGGGTTCACTGGCGTCTCTCTTCCGGCCACAAAACTGCTCAACGCTCAAGATCGGAGAGGAAAAGAAGAAAGAGGGGGTGAATCCAGGAGGGGGAAAGTTTCTGCAAAATCTGCTGCACCCGGCCAAGAAAAAT GCCACGGATGCGCCCCTTCCTCCCAAACCTCCTCGCAGGCGTCATCCCAGTTTCGACCTCCAGGCTCTGCTTGCCCCGCGCCGTTCAGCCGCCGTGTCTAAACCCGCCGAGTCCACATCGGGCCAGTCCTCTCCGCTGTCCTGGCTGGGCCGCCGGGGGCTGACGGATCCCATCCTTACGGCAGGGCTGGCAGCAGCGGTTCCAGGATGGAAGGATCCCCctggaggaggagcaggaggaggaggaggagtgctGATCAGAGGAGTAGAGGTTAGCAGTAAGGAAGTGGCGGATCATACAGGCTTCACGCGCCAACATGTGCTGCTCAACCGTATCGAAAGAGAGACGGGGCTGGAGAGAGCAGGAGCGACCGCACAGAG CAAGCTGTACTTACAGTGGTGTCGGCTGGTCAGCACAGAGAGGCAGTATGTGGCTGTTCTGAAAGGTGTGGAGGAGAACTATCTGCCCCTCCTGGAGTCTTCAGACGTCCCGTCTGCACTGAGAGGAAAGACAGAGTCACTCTTCTGTAACTGGAAGAGCCTCTCTGCGTTCCACTCGCAGTCGCTCCTCCCGGCCATGGAGGGCGCTCTCTCCCAGACACTGCAGCAGACCGACTGCTTCAGCAAATAT AAGGATCAGTTTCTTCTGTATTCCCACTACATCCGGATGAGACCGGAGCCGGACGCTCTGCTCATCAGTCAGGCTGCTGACTTCTTCAGG tcgaAGCTGTCTTCCTCTCTTGTTCCCGCTCCTCCGTTTCCTCAGTGTCTCTCCACTCCGGTTCAGAGACTGGAGCAGTACTGCCAGACACTGGAGGAACTGGGCGGGCTCAATCCCACCTCTGACTCCGCCCTCTCCTTCCTAAAACACGCCCAGCGGCACGGAGAGGATCTGCGAGCCAGTGATCTCATCACAGGGTGTCCG atcccCGTGGCGGAGCGTGGAGATCTGGTGCGTCAGGGCGAGCTGTGTGTTTGCGGTGGAGGCCGACGGAAGAAAACGGGAATCAGAAACGTCTTCCTCTATCAGAACTATCTCATCTTCACCAAACACAAAACACCCAGCCCAGGATGCAGTGTGTACAGCTTCAAACACAGCGttaag ACGGGGGAGATGGGTCTCACTCAGAGCGTGGGCGAGGACGGCCTGAGGTTCGAGGTGTGGGTGAGACAGGCGTCCCGCACCAGAGACTGTCTCACTCTTCAGgcctccagcgtacaggagaGAGGAACCTGGACCCACGACATCGCACAGCTGCTCTGGACTCACGCCATCCACAACACAG